CTTCTGCAAGTCGTTGAACTATTGATCAAAGACTGTCAGTGAGTTCATGATATTCGATTGGGCAGAGACTGAAGCAGATATTGCGCTAGTTCCTGTCAGTGTCGAAGTGATCGACGCCGCGTTTTGAGTGACGCTGGAACCAGCTGATTCTGTTGACTCAAATGTCACAAATTCTATGCCTGGTAAGCCAGTTTTTGTGTCTTGATTCAAGCGTATATTTGATGGAAGATTGGTTGTGAGTGTGCCTCCAGCAAGCTGATCACCGCCTAAGGGAGTGATGCCAGCAAGAGCAGTAATTGATCCATCTCCAACGACATTTTCAAGATTGTTTAAAGGAGTGAAATCAACTGAAGGTGGGGTAGAAGAAGTATCTACTATAGGGTCGCAACCAGCTTTAGGTGTTGAGCATTCTTGGATCGGAAGAAATCCATCGCGATCAAACGTCAAGGTCAGAGTGGCTTGCCCTACATTGCCAACTGAGACGGGGTTAGCGCCTTGTACCCTTGGTCCACCAAGGGCAATTGGAGTCCCCACTGTTGTTTCAAAGGGCCTGAAGACGTCGCCGTTTTGTGTGATTTGTGGTGAAGAAACATTAAACGATTCCCCGTATTCCAAGCCGTATGTTGCGCCGCCTTGAATGGTGATGATCTGGTTCGTACTCAGACTTTGAGCTTCTGCAGTTCTACCGGCTACAGACACCGCCAAAAAGGCTGCAGCGACCGATACCTTCGCGATGAGCTTGATGTGGTTTGTCAATGGAAAGTGAAGCGAGTGAACCTTCAAAACCCAAGAAAGCATGAATTCTGAAGGAATTGTTATAGCGCTTCATCAGACTTTCTTAAGTATCCGCTCAGACCATTCCAAGGTTTTGGCGAGATTTTTTGAATATTTCTTAGCAAAAAACATCGTTTTGTATGAACTTAGTTGCCTTTATCTTTTTGCACTTTTGCACTTTTGCACTTTTGCGCTTTTGCGCCAGAGTGGATGGCCACGATTTAAGACAGCTTTGCAGTGGGAGGTAATGCCATTGCTGGAAACCGGAGAAAGCCTGTATTTCTTGAAATTCAAACATAACGATTGTTTTTTTATTCTCGGACTAAAATATTAAAAATTCTGGGCATAATGAGATCTTCAAGAGCCATATCTCTTCTACTGGTTGGATTGGTAGGCCTTTCTGGTTCTTCAAATACTGCCTTTGCCCAGTCTTCTCCATCAGCCACGTCAAGTTCTAGGGCTACATCTGCCGGAACAACAGTGAATAACCAAAATAATTCTCAAATTAATACCAGTTCGTTTTATGGTTTTGGCCCCGGTATTAACTGCCCTACCCCAACACTTTCGGTTGCTGGCTTTGGTGGTAGTGGATCAGGCCTCAGTGATGGAGATGTCATTGGTGCCAGGGTTAACAGTGATAACTATGGCGGGGTCGTTACAGTCACTTTCCCTATAGGTGGTGCCAATCATGATATCTGTAAAAAGATTGGTCAAGCACAAGTCTCCGCTTTGGAAAGTCAAGTTGCAAGAGCTCAAGCAGAGGCGAGAAAGACGCAGGCAGATATCAATCTTGTAACTGCTTTGAAGTGTGTTGAGCTTCTGAAGTTTGCAACACTTTCTGGTCAATTTGCTCAAATCTGTTCAGGTGTTAATCCAAATTTTAATTATCCGAGGGCCCGTGCACCGCAATCACCTTAATGTTGTCAATCACCTCCTTTTTGAACTTTAAATAATTATGGCTCAATATACTTTCTTGGTGAAGTCGGTTTCGAAGCCTTTGGCTGTTGTCTTTTTGGCGATAATCGCTTCTCAGAATCCTGTTAAATCGAATAGTTTTGATGTTTACTGTACTTTGAATGGCGATCAAACGACTACATGCTCTGGATGGGAGGGAGATCAAGACCTTACTTGCGTTGCGAATGTAGGGGGCTCGCTGAGTTGTAAAGCCTCCTCGGGACAAGGTTTTGTTTGTGTTAATAACTCTGGTACTACTTCTTGTACTAATCAAAACAGCGCTAATGTGCAAACTACTCAATGTACCTTTGATGGTGGAGGAACTTCCTCTTGTGCTCAACCCGAGCCACAATCTTCTCCATTGATTGAAGCTCCCTCGATTGCTGAACCATCGATTGAAATCCCAGAAAATTTGATAACGCCTACGTTGAGCTTGCCCTCCGTTTTTTGATAATCTTGATTGCTTTTGTCTGCAGAAGAGGATACTATTTTCTTCTGAAAATGTCTCGTTTGTTTTTGTGGGTCTGATCGTTGCTGCGCTTTTGTAATCCAGGTGTTTTGCGACTTGATCTTCAATGTGTCCAAGGCCCTATGGCGCCTTGTTTTGATTCGATGTGTCCTTTGTGGTTGTGCGGGCAACGTGGGTATTGGCTAAAGTAACTGCATGATTCTTTGTCAAAGATGTCTTTGTTTTTTTTGACTATTAATCGCTTGAGGAGGTCTGATTAGTGTCTTCCAGGGAGATTGATTTGTCTAAGTTTTCATCTGTCTGTTTTTGCTCTTTTGCTGTAATATCACTGGTCTTTTCTTTTGCTTCTCTTCCTGGATCAACTCAAAGGGTCCCGCAAGTTACTGGATGGACATTTTCCCGATCCTATGGGAAAGGGGTTGGTAATTCCACCGCAACCACGGCAATCTCTGAAAGCAATGGAACGGAATCGTTTTCTCGTGTGAATGTTTTGCCGATCTCGGAGCTTGATCCTGACGGAAACTTTTTAATTCAGGATCCTGATAGCCCCTTCTCTATTGGGGTAAGGGCACGTAAAGCGGAGGAAACTGTTAGGGCTCAACGGCTCAATTACTTCTCTCTGTCTGACTGGGGATATACAGTCTTTAGTTATTGATTGAAATCCAGAATGTATTGGATTTGAGAATTAATTCTTCTCGGCGTTGGATCGTTCTGATGATAGCTTTTTGTCGCTTGAATGTGTTCGAATGAGTTAATGAATGTTGTCAACAGGCTCTGAGAATTCAATCAGAGCCTGCTTGTATCCTGAATCTTAACTTATACGATTATCATGCTTTTACTGGCTCTTCGATGATTCCGGTGGGCACGTCCGCAAACATCACGGAAGACAAATAACGCTCAGCGAGGTCAGGCAGAACGACCACGATTGTTTTGCCAGCAAATTCATCCTGTTGGGCAAGGCGAATCGCTGCTGCGGTTGCTGCGCCGCAGGAAATTCCTACTAAGAGGCCTTCTTCCTGGGCCAGGCGCACGGCCATTTCGATGGACTCCTCATTGGTGACCTGCTCAACGCGATCGACCACAGAGAGATCGAGGTTGTTAGGAATGAAGCCAGCGCCGATGCCTTGAATTTTGTGTGGGCCGGGCTTGAGCGCTTCACCATTCATTGTTTGGGTGATCACAGGGCTGTGGCTTGGCTCAACGGCTACCGAGGTGATGGCCTTGCCTTTGTCCTGCTTGATGTAACGCGAGACTCCGGTAATGGTGCCACCGGTTCCAACGCCGGCAACGAGCACATCGATCGCCCCATCGCAGTCATCCCAGATCTCAGGACCAGTGGTTTTTTCGTGGATCTCTGGATTGGCGGGATTGTCGAACTGTCCAGGCATGAAGTACTTGGACGGATCACTATCTGCAATCTCCTTGGCCTTGGCGATGGCACCAGGCATGCCCTTGGCGGCTTCCGTCAGGATCAGTTCAGCGCCAAGCACGGCCATCACCCGTCGACGTTCGATCGACATCGATTCCGGCATCGTGAGGATCAGCTTGTAACCACGAGCCGCGGCAGTGAAGGCCAGGGCAATGCCTGTATTGCCTGAGGTGGGCTCCACGATGGTTTTCCCTTCGGAGAGAACGCCACGCTTTTCAGCGTCCCAAATCATGTTGGCGCCGATTCTGCACTTCACGCTGTAGGCGGGGTTGCGGCCTTCGATTTTGGCCAAAACGGTGGCCTTGCAACCCTTGGTGACGTGGTTAAGGCGAACGAGCGGGGTGTTGCCGATGGCTTGGCTGTTATCGGCGTAGACGCGGGACATGAGGCTGGAATTATTTTCTAGAAATTTAATTGCCAGGATTGGCACTTCATTCCAGCTTCAGGCCTTATTAAGACTTCGATGTCTGTTGATGTGGTTTTGACTATGCCGACCCGATCATTTTTTGGCTTCCAATGAACACTTGCTACGCGTCCTTTTTGGCCTTCGCCTCGGTCGCTCTCTCATCGGTCGCTGTCTCGCCTGCTGCTGTTTTGGCAGAGTCTGAAGAGCAGGCGCGTGGCCCTTACCTCCGCTTGGGTGCAGGCGTGCAATGGCCGGAGACGAGTGCGCTAAAGGATCAAAGGTGTTCAAGTACCTCACCGCCAGCGTTGTTTGGATGTGGGCCAGGCGATGACGGACGAAGCCTTGGTGCCTATGGCGGTTTTGATCAGGCCCCCGTGGTGGATGCGGCGATCGGGTATCGCTGGACGTCATGGCTGCGGACTGAGGCCTTACTCAACTGGTCGCCCCAGCTCAACGTCTCCGCGCAAAGTAATTTCCTCGGAGCAGGCTCGAATCAGCCTGTTAGTGCGTCTGGGAATGGGTTAGCTGGATTTGGAGTGCTGTACGTGGATGGACCTTCCCTGGCAACGGTCCGTCCGTTTATCGGTGCTGGTCTTGGTGCTGCTCGGACGTCTCTTTCTGATGTCACCTATCGATTCCCAGCGATTTCCAGTGATGCCGTCACGGTGACCTCTGGAGGGAGATCTACGTCATTCGCCTATTTGCTCACGGCTGGTGTGAGCATCCCTCTCAGCGAGAGGCTTGACCTTGACCTGGCCTATCGCTGGACCGATCTTGGAACGGTGAAAACCAATGCAGGATCCGCCAAACTTGTTCGGCCTGCAGGCCGATCCAAGCTCGCGATTGCAGGTACAGAGATTGATCTTCAAACTCAAGCCGCTGTAGCGAGTTTGCGTTTTCGCTTTTAGGGGCTCGACGCGGAGAGGGCGCGCTCAAACCGTTGCCAAAGCTCCTCGGGTTGTTCGAGCCCGACCGAGACACGTAGGAGGTGAGAGGGAACGCCGCAAGCCTGGGCCCAGGCCAGTTCGTCGTAGTGAGCCAAAAGCACATAGGGACACACCAAGCTGAACGGTGTGCCCAGGCTTGGCCCTTTGCAGACCGACAACCCGTCGTAAACATCTCGGGCTTGATCGCTACCGCCCTTGAGCTCGAAAGAGAGCAGGCAGCCATGTCCGGCGCCGGGGCGCATGAGGCTGCGGAAATTGGGGCATTGATCGGGGTAATACACACGCGCCACCGCCGGGTGACTGCTGAGCTTTTTGGCTAGGGCTTGGGCATGGCGATTCAGTTGAGGAACGCGTGCCTGGACATCGCGGCTTCCTTGTTCCAGGGCGATTGCATCGCCATCGTCAAGGCCGGTGAACCCTGCGGGTGAGTGTTGATTCTGAAAGGTTTGCTCCCAGCGGGAGTGCGGGCTCACAACCAGTGCTCCAGCCAACACATCCCCCCGACCGCCAAAACTTTTGGTAAGTGAACTGAAGATCAGGTCTGCATAAGGCAGGGGATCGATGTTCAAGCAAGATCCGATCGTGTCGTCTGCGATCACTGGAATCCCTCGGGCGTGAGCCAAACGGCCGAGAGTTGGGAGGTCCACGCATTGCAGAAGGGGATTGCTGGGTAGTTCCACAATCACCGCTGCTGGATCGATGCGATCAAGAGCGGCTTCCATGGCTGCGCTGCTGCTGTCGAGCAGTAGTTCGCTTCCGGCAAACACCACCTGAGGCAGCTTCAGCACATCGACGTAGGGGAAGCCGATTTGCAGGGTGGGGCGCCCTTGCCGCATGGTTGTGAGCCATTGCAGAGCCGTGTGTAGAGCCGCCATCCCGGAGGGGTGCAGGCTGAACTGCTGGGTGTCACATCCATAGATGGCGGCTAGTCGCTCGATCACGAGGGTCTTGGCCCGATGAGCGGCCCCCGCCGCTGGTGCTGCCTCCTTGTTCAAACTGATCGCGGCCCGTCGCGATGAGGCGCCTAAACCAGCGTGTTGCCAGAAAGCTTTGGCATGGGGGCTCGCTTCGGCGTTAGCAATCAAGACGGCGAGTCCGAGCTGATCCACGATTTGGGTGGAAGCACTCGGAGCCTGCCGACGGCAATGCTGTTGGGCGAGCTGGGCGGCAGCCCCGTTGGGGTAGGGCCAAGCACTGGATCCCGGGGAGTTCATCCCGGTGGGGAGCATCGCTAATGCTTGTTGAGCAACCTCTGCAACTAAAGGATGGAGAGCAAAGCGTGGATACAACGCTCGCAATTGCGACCGGCACTGCGGATCGTTGTCTTCGTAGGCGATGACATCGCGCCAGCGCGGTAGGGCAACGGACACGGCATGGGTGCTGTCCGGCAAGGGATGGCCAAGGTCCTCGCCTTGCCAGCATGGGTAGCGCAGGAGGTCGCGGGAACTCACGGGAGCAGGGTGAGCGCGTGATCAAGATCGATCAACAGGTCACGGATGTCTTCGCAGCCAAGGGATAGCCGAATCAGCCCGTCGCTGATGCCTAGGGCTGCTTTGATCTCGGAAGAAACGGCGGCGTGGGTCATGGTGGCTGGATGGCAGATCAAGCTCTCAACTCCGCCAAGGCTTTCGGCCATCGTGAACCAACGCAGGGCTTTGCACACGGCATAGGCCTGTTCACGACTCGCATTTAATCCAATCGTCACGATTGCTCCGCCTCCGTTCATTTGGCGCAAGGCCACAGCCCTCTGAGGGTGATCGTCTCGTCCGGGATAGCGCACCCAAGACACAGCGGGATGGGATGCCAAGTGATCCGCCACCGCAGCCGCATTCGCCATCTGTTGGCTCAGGCGCAGGGGCAGCGTTTTGATGCCCCTGGTGATCAGCCAACAGTCGAAGGGTGAGGGCATCAGCCCCAATGCTTTTTGGGCAAACACCATCTTTTGATGCCAGCTGGGCTGATCGGTGCAAACCACACCACCGAGGGCATCCGAATGCCCGTTGATGTATTTCGTGGTGCTGGTGAGTGAGAGGGTGGCGCCGAGTGCCAAAGGACGTTGCACCAAGGGGGTGGCGAACGTGTTGTCGACCACAACGGGCACGCCTGCGGAGCGGGCCGCGCTGCAGACTGCATCGAGGTCAATCACCTTGAGCAGTGGGTTGGTGGGACTCTCCAGCCAGACCATCGCTGGCCGCTGCTCCTCGATGCGGGCCACAGAACTGGGATTGGTGAAATCAACCCATTCGGTGCGCACCCCGAACTTGGCAAACACCTGCTCGAACAAGCGCACGGTGCAGCCGTAGAGGTTTTCTTCGCAGAGCACCAGATCTCCCTGGCTCAGGGTGGAGACAATCGCGGTAATCGCGCTGACTCCCGAACCAAACACCGTGGCGTGGGTGCATGCCTCAACAGAGGCCAGAACGCCTTCAAGGATGCGGAAATTGGGGTTGCCCGAGCGGGTGTAATCGAATCCGCCTGGGTTGCCATGCTCAAAGGTGGATGTGGCGTAGATGGGTGGCATCACCGTGCCGGTTTCGCTGGCGAAGCTTTCGCCGTGGTGAATGGCCCGGGTGGCTGTCGCCGGTTCTGGGACAGGACGCTGCAAGGCGTTGATGCGATCTACCTGAAGGCTATTAAACGGTCTGTTGTTAAGCGTGTTTGTTGGCTTTCTAGGTGAGGCATCGCAGGGTTCAGGGCTCGCAATGGTTGTTTTGGTTTTGAAGATGTCAGTGATCGGTGTGTTTTTTGCTGACTTCGCTGCAGATCTCTGCGTGATTGATCGCTTCCCTGAGGAGTGATCAGCCCCAGCTTTGCGGGAACGCCGCTGACTCGAGTTTGTCTTTGAAATATGCGGAGCCACGGTCGTGCAATGCGGCTTACGTCGTCTTAGCGTTTAGACGATTTTGTGATCTGTCATGAAGGAAAGCCAGGTTCTGCAAAGTGATAAGGATGAATGGAGAGATCATGTTCTCCAAGAGATTGTTGGGTTTTTAAGTAAGAATAAAGAAGAGATCCATGGGCGTTACCTTGATCAACGACGTGGCCAGCTTTCACGAGATTTTATTGAAGAGAAAGGTTTGATGGATTTTGAATTGGCAATCACATTTTTGGAAGATAAGCCCAAGGGTATGGGGTTGGGTCTTGGCTTTTTCAAGGCAACTCTGATTCGCTAAATGGAAGGCGATCCTCCTGATGCCTTGGATCTATGCGGGGGATTTCAATTTTCTTGCTTGGCTTCGCATCCGATTGAGTGGCATACAGCGGATTTAAACTGGTAAAATTGATTCATGATGAGTTGCTCTTCGATCTCGTCGTCCGAAATCAATGGAATGGTATGAATGATGAGCAAAGGGACTGGTCTGGAAAAATCTTTGCTTCCGCATAAATACGTTTTTGCTCCGAGTAAAAGCTTGCTGATTCTATTGATAACAAGCTTGCAGCTGTTTCGATCTTCGAACAAGATTTGCGCTTTAAATTGAATGTCAATTTCGTATTCGTCTTGGTCGCTTTCGTGATTTTGGTTTCTCCACACTCCTTCGATCATCCACCACATTCCGCCGTTATGTATCCAAACTGTGGCTAGCTCTGGCGGGCTTGCTTTAAAGATATTGAGTTGACAATTGAAGTTGTTGCTCTTGAAGATCTTGTAAATCTTCCTGCTTGTAAGCTCATTCGCTTGCACGAGATTGACCATCAACGCATGGGTATTATCATCAGCTCTAATCCCGTTTAGCGTTCTTGCGGATGAGGCATGAGCACGTTCATTTAATACTAGCTGACTGCAAATATTGTCTGTCTGTATAACTCGTCACGAGGCGTTGGTAGGAAGAGGGTGATTATCTAAAGTCGTCTATTCTGTTGTCAATGTGTCTTGGTTGCTTTGCCGATGTTTGTGCGGACGGGTGGTTGATTGATGGCTGCGGTTACTGGGCAATGCGCTTTCATCGAGATGAGCAATCTGATGCGAATGATCCTCGTGTTTTTGTGGATTATGGAAGGGGGATGCCAAACGGACAGTCCGCCTTGTTGAAGAGCAGAAAACATCTGCCACGAAAGGATGCAGAGACGCAATGGAATCGATTGATTGAAATCGGTTGGACGCAGGTTCCACCTGTTTGGGGGCAAGATGTTGAGCCATAAATCAGGTTTGTGTGATGACTGCCTAAAAGCCCAATCCGATGAATAGTTCTTGATGCACAACATAGGTGTAGTACAAGGTTGTGCCGGCATTGGGTGAAAGTTCGATGCCATCACTGTTAAAGGCGATATTGCAAATCAAGTTTCCCTTCCAGGCAATTTTGTCTTGACTTTGTTCTGCTGACCATCTCATTACAGCATTGAAATGATCAGGAATGACGGCTCCAATCTTCTCGCAGATGTCTGAAAGTCTGCAGAGGGCCGGGGGTTTAGCGGGTAGGGATAAGCCTTTCCTTAGCGTCAATTCGTCTATTACTCCTGTATATCTCACGAATTCGATGAAAGCTTCTTCCTCGGTGGTTAGTGACGCATTAGATAACGCTTGATCAAAGAGAGCAGCTGTTAGGACTGGCCTGGATTGAATCATTCTGTTGTTGCAATGATTTGCTGATAGGTGCTGATTATAGTCATCGCTCTATGGAGTTTAAATATTGATTCTTTCGTCTTTAAACGACCTCCATTGGTCTATGGGCTAGATGATCTGATGAGTGAACCCAATCTATTGCTCCGTTCGTGGGTTCTACCTCGTTGTTCTGTGCAAAGGGTTGTGTGTTATTGATTGCACGACCAGCAATTTTTTGCCACAGTACTTGAAAAGGCTAAATTCCATGGGTCTGAGGAAATCACTCAAAAAAGCCGTGGTTTATTTGCTTGGTGTTGTCGACGAGTACTGGGCTATGCGAGAGCCTAGTCAATATGGCGATAAGGATCCAGAATGCTCGATCTCTACTGACAGTCAGGGTTGTGTGAGCAAAAGTGTCTCGCAGTCAAAGCATCCATGACGGATGAAAGAACAATGTTGTGGCAAGAATAATTGAGATTGTTGAAGGTCTTGTTGGGGAGCGTTATAGTGTGATTGTGTTGAGATTTTCTTTTGAATCAAGCTAGTATCCGCCGTTTTATATTTACTTTAATCACCGGTTATTTGGCGATTTTTGGCATTCAGCAGATTCCTTATGAATTTCCAAATCAATGGGCTGTGTTGATTCCGGTTTTAATTGTTGTTTATATCATCACTGTATGGCTGGACGGAGTCTTTTTTAAGGATAATGAACCCCCCGAAAAGCCTCCTGCTGCTATGAAAAAGTCCAAGAACAAGAAATCTTCGAAAAAACCGAATGGATTCGGGGATTCTTAGAACCTTTTCTTTCGTCTTTGCCTTGCTGAAGAAGCCTAATCATCGCTTGGTATAGCGTTCATGCTTCAACGATCTGATGGTCCTTGACTGCAAGTGTTGGCAAAAAAAAACCTGCTGGCTTCGTGTCCAAGGCCAACAGGAATTGAAATGGAATGAGAACAGTCCCAGATCGAAATCCGGGATTGAACATCAGACCTTTCTTGAGTAGTACTCCACAACCAGGAGTTCGTTGATCTCAAGGGCTACCCATTCGCGTTCAGCGCGGCCAATCACTTTGGCGCTGAGCTTGGGTTTGTCGAGCTCAAGGTGAGGAGGCACGTTGGCCAGTCCAGGGAATTGAAGATTCGCTTCGGCAAGCAGTTTGCTGCACTTGCGTTCGCGAATAGCGATCACATCACCGGCCTTGCACTGATAACTGGCGATGTCGGTGACCCGTCCATTCACGGTGACGTGGCCATGGTTTACCAGCTGGCGGGCGCCGGGCACGGTTGGACCAAATCCAATGCGGAAGCAAACATTGTCGAGACGATTCTCGAGCAATTTGAGCAGGTTGGTTCCTGTTGAACCCTCCTGAGCACGCGCTTTCTTCACGTAGCGCACGAGTTGGCGTTCAGACACGCCGTAGTTGAAGCGAAGCTTTTGCTTTTCTTCTAAGCGGATCGCGTATTCGGAGCGCTTGCGACGGGCTTGGCCGTGCTGACCGGGTGGATAGGACCGTTTTGCGGCCTTCCGGGTGAGACCGGGTAGGTCTCCCAAGCGCCGCGTGATCCTCAGGCGAGGGCCGCGGTATCTGGACATAGGTCGATTGAGATCGGTAGTGGGTTGTTCGTGTCGACTCTGCCTGTGATCACCGAATGCAGACGGTGCGAGACGTTCGACAAGAACCACTTAATATACTCCTAGGCTTGCCTTGCCTCGAAAAGGCGTTTCTCTCAGGAGCCCATACACATCTTGGGTTCAATGAATGAATATTTTTCCTTGTGAAAACTAACCAATCCTCGTCAGTTCTTACTGGTTTTCTTCTCCGTTTTGTTGGGCTGCAGTTTGTTGCTTTTATTTTAGCAATTATTTTAATTGTCTCGGGGTATACCTTGGTTACGAGAACCTATGTTCGCTTTCAGGCCTCGCAGGTGATGGACGTGATGTTGGCTGTGCGTGAATATACATCTAGAAAAATTAATCCATTGATTGCTCCTATCAATGACTCTTCTGATGCGGCATTTATGCCTGAAGCTGTTCCAAGTTATTCTGCCACAAAGGTGTTCGAGTATCTAAGATTGAATCATGCGTATTCTGATTTCCAATATCGAGAAGCTGCACTCAATCCAACAAGTCCCTCGGATCGAGCGAGTGCTACTGAAGCGGAAATTATTGCTCGGTTTGAAGACAACCCTCGTTTAAGGGAGATTAGTGGTGTTCTAAATGATAATAGTGATCATAATCAATATTTTCTCGCGAAGCCCATTCGGCTCTCGAAAGAAAGTTGTTTGGCCTGTCACTCAACACCCGATAGGGCTCCTAAAAGCCAACTCATAGCCTATGGAGATAAGAATGGTTTTGGATGGAAGCTGGGTGATGTTGTTGGTGCGCAGATCGTATCACTTCCGATTGACTCTGGTTTGCCGTCTCCAGCGCGTTTTGTCCTTCTGCTTGTCTTGGCTGTTGGACTCATGTCTTTGGCTGTAGTTGTGGTTGGTAAACGCTTCTTTGAAGCTCTTATCGCTCGTCCACTAAGACAGGTCTTGCGACTTGTGAGTGATCAGTCTTGCGAGGCCGATGACGATTCAAAGCATCTGCGTCAACGTCAAGATGAGTTTGGTGTGTTGTCTCGATGGATTTCTAGCCTTCGTGATTCCTTGAAGTGAGCCTCAAGATTCTTTGTATTGGATCAATTGCCTTCTGGTCTTTTTTAACTGAGGGCAATCCAAGCAAAAAGCCCTTGAGAGGCTAAGAAGGTCGCTGGAAGGAAGATTTCCATGATTCTTTCGAGTGTTGGAACGCGTTCTGCGCCTTCTTTTGCAATTGTTTGTGAGATGTAATAAGCGATGAAGACTTCTGAAACCATAAACACGAATAGGAAGATTGTATAAGTATCGCCTAGGGTTAGATAGGGGACTCTTGGTACTGAGCTGGTGATAATGATTTGGTAAGCAAGAGTTGTAAATAGCAGTCCGGAAATAAATGCCAATCTGTCCGCAAATGCCTCTAAGGGGATGGCCAGGAAAAAGATGCTTGTGAAGGTGAGGATCCCTAAGGGCAGGAATATCTTGTAAATAAAGTGGCCTGACCGCCTTGAGATTGTTATCGTCGCTGATAATCTTGAGAATTCATTGCTTCCTTGCTCGGGGTCGTCATGGTTGCGAATCACATACCCTAAATTTTTGATTTTCCATTCTGGAAGCTTGGAGTTTTTGCTTAGGCTTACGACATCTCCAAGTTCGACTAGCTTGAGAACAGTCTTGTCCCAGCTAAAGGATTGTACATATAAGTGCAGGAGTTGCTGGTCAAAAGGGAATTTTTCGAGTCTAAATTCTGAGCCAAGTCCTTCCTCAAAACGCGCTTTCCTTTCCACTGCTCCACTGCGATGCAGTGTGATGGTTTGAGTTTGGTAAAAGGCTTCGCTGACGCGATTTGTAAATTCAAGTTGAGGAACCCAATGGGATCCCATCCAGTCTTCTGCAGCGGAGTTGAACAGAACGAGTTTATCTTCATTTTCTGGGAGATCGCTGATGATGCGTGGATCGCACCATGTGGAAGTCAGTAATCCATCAAGCTGAAAATTATTGTGTGTATCGGAGATTGAAGGCAATTCATTGATGTGGATGCTGACTCCCACAGGAATGGGTTTGAGCTTTGAGATTGGTTGCGGTGGTGCTAATGGATGAGTGGGTAACAGCTCTTTCTCTGGGCACCCGTATTCGGAAATATTGAGCTGAGATAAATCTTTGATTCTGTTCGCTTGGCCAGGGATATATTCAACTGCGCTTGAGGGCGAATAATGGCCTCCTATCCATAGGCAGAAGGCTAGTAATGCTGCAAAAAATGTACCAATCTGCTTTCTTCGTGCCACGTATAAAAAGCACTACAGGATGTTGAAACGATAATCCCTGATTGGTGATCAAAATATTTTGCGTTTAAGCACACTTCGTTAAGATGAAACCATCCATTTGGTCTGTTGGCCGTGATCGAGACATGGGTCAGCCGGTTGATGCTCGGCTTGATCGGCATCTATCGCACTTGGATTTCACCCTTGATCGGCCCTCGCTGTCGGTTTACCCCAACCTGTAGTGCTTACGGGATCGAGGCGATTCAGCGCCATGGCCCTTGGCGTGGTGGTTGGTTAACCCTGCGTCGTTTGCTGCGCTGCCATCCCTTTACCCCCTGCGGCTGTGACCCCGTCCCCGATTGA
The window above is part of the Synechococcus sp. WH 8020 genome. Proteins encoded here:
- the cysK gene encoding cysteine synthase A; amino-acid sequence: MSRVYADNSQAIGNTPLVRLNHVTKGCKATVLAKIEGRNPAYSVKCRIGANMIWDAEKRGVLSEGKTIVEPTSGNTGIALAFTAAARGYKLILTMPESMSIERRRVMAVLGAELILTEAAKGMPGAIAKAKEIADSDPSKYFMPGQFDNPANPEIHEKTTGPEIWDDCDGAIDVLVAGVGTGGTITGVSRYIKQDKGKAITSVAVEPSHSPVITQTMNGEALKPGPHKIQGIGAGFIPNNLDLSVVDRVEQVTNEESIEMAVRLAQEEGLLVGISCGAATAAAIRLAQQDEFAGKTIVVVLPDLAERYLSSVMFADVPTGIIEEPVKA
- a CDS encoding outer membrane protein, translating into MNTCYASFLAFASVALSSVAVSPAAVLAESEEQARGPYLRLGAGVQWPETSALKDQRCSSTSPPALFGCGPGDDGRSLGAYGGFDQAPVVDAAIGYRWTSWLRTEALLNWSPQLNVSAQSNFLGAGSNQPVSASGNGLAGFGVLYVDGPSLATVRPFIGAGLGAARTSLSDVTYRFPAISSDAVTVTSGGRSTSFAYLLTAGVSIPLSERLDLDLAYRWTDLGTVKTNAGSAKLVRPAGRSKLAIAGTEIDLQTQAAVASLRFRF
- a CDS encoding PLP-dependent transferase, which produces MSSRDLLRYPCWQGEDLGHPLPDSTHAVSVALPRWRDVIAYEDNDPQCRSQLRALYPRFALHPLVAEVAQQALAMLPTGMNSPGSSAWPYPNGAAAQLAQQHCRRQAPSASTQIVDQLGLAVLIANAEASPHAKAFWQHAGLGASSRRAAISLNKEAAPAAGAAHRAKTLVIERLAAIYGCDTQQFSLHPSGMAALHTALQWLTTMRQGRPTLQIGFPYVDVLKLPQVVFAGSELLLDSSSAAMEAALDRIDPAAVIVELPSNPLLQCVDLPTLGRLAHARGIPVIADDTIGSCLNIDPLPYADLIFSSLTKSFGGRGDVLAGALVVSPHSRWEQTFQNQHSPAGFTGLDDGDAIALEQGSRDVQARVPQLNRHAQALAKKLSSHPAVARVYYPDQCPNFRSLMRPGAGHGCLLSFELKGGSDQARDVYDGLSVCKGPSLGTPFSLVCPYVLLAHYDELAWAQACGVPSHLLRVSVGLEQPEELWQRFERALSASSP
- a CDS encoding trans-sulfuration enzyme family protein, whose translation is MQRPVPEPATATRAIHHGESFASETGTVMPPIYATSTFEHGNPGGFDYTRSGNPNFRILEGVLASVEACTHATVFGSGVSAITAIVSTLSQGDLVLCEENLYGCTVRLFEQVFAKFGVRTEWVDFTNPSSVARIEEQRPAMVWLESPTNPLLKVIDLDAVCSAARSAGVPVVVDNTFATPLVQRPLALGATLSLTSTTKYINGHSDALGGVVCTDQPSWHQKMVFAQKALGLMPSPFDCWLITRGIKTLPLRLSQQMANAAAVADHLASHPAVSWVRYPGRDDHPQRAVALRQMNGGGAIVTIGLNASREQAYAVCKALRWFTMAESLGGVESLICHPATMTHAAVSSEIKAALGISDGLIRLSLGCEDIRDLLIDLDHALTLLP
- a CDS encoding DUF1651 domain-containing protein — protein: MCLGCFADVCADGWLIDGCGYWAMRFHRDEQSDANDPRVFVDYGRGMPNGQSALLKSRKHLPRKDAETQWNRLIEIGWTQVPPVWGQDVEP
- the rpsD gene encoding 30S ribosomal protein S4, which gives rise to MSRYRGPRLRITRRLGDLPGLTRKAAKRSYPPGQHGQARRKRSEYAIRLEEKQKLRFNYGVSERQLVRYVKKARAQEGSTGTNLLKLLENRLDNVCFRIGFGPTVPGARQLVNHGHVTVNGRVTDIASYQCKAGDVIAIRERKCSKLLAEANLQFPGLANVPPHLELDKPKLSAKVIGRAEREWVALEINELLVVEYYSRKV